A single region of the Fusarium keratoplasticum isolate Fu6.1 chromosome 7, whole genome shotgun sequence genome encodes:
- a CDS encoding NmrA domain-containing protein gives MSAIKTVAHAGAAGSLGVEVLKALIEGGFDVRVLSRQAGKVPSAFANQVKEVVVDYNDPASLKSALEGVDAVVSTLGAPAVGDAQRALVDAAVAAGVQRFIPSNFGCDQQNPLTRQLPVFAEKVKTEDYLVEKSTSSLSYTFIYNNLFLDWGFTHGSLANIKEKKVTLYNGGDLPVSVTRLATVGKGVVGVLKNPEATKNRSVKIEDGKISFKTIAAIAKEAVPGEWTIDEKDTDVLKETADKALAAGTFDDWVWFFYILQGGTNAKYGPSFENIDNEVLGLARLSDEELQALSKELIIKASSA, from the exons ATGTCTGCCATCAAGACTGTCGCTCACGCCGGT GCTGCCGGAAGTCTCGGTGTTGAAGtcctcaaggctctcatCGAGGGTGGTTTCGATGTTCGAGTTCTCTCTCGCCAGGCCGGCAAGGTTCCTTCTGCCTTTGCcaaccaggtcaaggaggtAGTGGTTGACTACAATGACCCTGCCTCCCTCAAGTCGGCCCTCGAAGGCGTCGATGCTGTTGTCTCGACCCTTGGTGCTCCCGCGGTGGGCGACGCTCAGCGAGCCCTTGTTgacgccgccgtcgccgctggAGTGCAGCGATTCATCCCTTCCAACTTTGGTTGCGATCAACAAAACCCTCTTACCCGTCAGCTCCCTGTTTTTGCTGAGAAGGTCAAGACGGAAGACTACCTCGTTGAGAAGTCCACCTCGTCGCTCAGTTACACTTTCATCTATAACAACCTCTTCCTTGACTGGGGCTTCACCCACGGCTCCCTTGCAAACatcaaggaaaagaaggttaCACTTTACAACGGAGGCGACCTGCCAGTCAGCGTGACTCGATTGGCTACAGTTGGGAagggtgttgttggcgttCTCAAGAACCCCGAGGCTACAAAGAACCGCTCTGTCAAGATTGAGGATGGTAAGATCTCGTTCAAGACCATCGCAGCAATTGCGAAAGAGGCTGTTCCAGGCGAGTGGACTATCGATGAGAAGGACACGGATGTCCTCAAGGAGACAGCCGACAAGGCTCTGGCCGCTGGTACCTTTGACGACTGGGTTTGGTTCTTCTATATTCTCCAGGGCGGCACCAACGCCAAGTATGGACCCAGCTTTGAGAACATTGACAACGAGGTTCTGGGTCTTGCGAGACTCTCGGATGAGGAGCTGCAGGCCTTGTCTAAGGAGCTTATTATCAAGGCTTCCAGTGCATGA
- a CDS encoding EST1-DNA-bind domain-containing protein: MPVPVQCLPLDSRPALPKPGRAHVMGSDSHMLDTACVEGNGHSPSNDSPRLRSDVLDAADVQSSDDMGALSVRASAISDGCGSDLSSRHHHVDHFESRPISTRKSSTSIADKRVGSQQTPTLPNNQSRARNDFGQGRHNEKTSGRYESPSLGPRQPQPWDDESTHTMIPQLKTRPISQDQLVAEVKGIYAGLVMVETKCIEVGNVQPPNTETNATSKLNNEQWQALIALYRTLLHEHHDFFFASQHPSASPALRRLASKYAMPARMWRHGIHSFLELLRHRLPGHILMFLYLAYIMMALLLEMVPAFEDTWIECLSGLGRYRMAIEDDDIRDREAGTEVSHHWYSKASDGSPTGRLYHHLAILARPNALQQFFYYTKSLCARESIMTLSGPVRSKFEKLRWLLFSAERGPADLSYLHLVVVVLLHLTRTYTDIPRAVMFELLHLMHECLTLYRFESSNYGLGIAKSSIGSVRGTYMKYAR, translated from the exons ATGCCTGTTCCCGTTCAATGCTTACCTCTCGATTCTCGTCCTGCTCTTCCGAAGCCAGGAAGAGCGCATGTCATGGGCTCCGATAGCCACATGCTT GACACTGCTTGCGTGGAAGGCAACGGGCATAGCCCTTCTAACGATTCACCGAGACTTCGTTCAGAT GTTCTTGATGCAGCTGATGTTCAGAGCTCTGATGATATGGGCGCTCTTAGTGTTCGGGCTTCAGCCATCAGTGACGGATGCGGCTCTGATCTTTCCagtcgccatcaccatgtcgaTCATTTCGAGTCAAGGCCAATTTCCACCCGCAAGTCCTCTACTTCCATTGCGGATAAACGGGTAGGCTCTCAACAAACTCCCACTTTGCCGAATAATCAAAGTCGGGCACGAAACGATTTCGGCCAAGGACGACACAACGAGAAAACATCAGGGAGATACGAATCTCCTTCCTTAGGTCCCAGGCAACCACAACCGTGGGACGACGAGTCCACACATACCATGATACCCCAGCTCAAAACAAGGCCCATTTCTCAAGATCAACTGGTTGCAGAAGTAAAAGGCATATACGCTGGGTTGGTCATGGTTGAAACCAAATGCATCGAAGTCGGCAACGTACAACCACCTAACACAGAGACAAACGCAACTTCGAAGCTCAACAATGAGCAATGGCAGGCACTAATTGCTCTGTACCGAACACTGTTGCATGAGCACCAtgacttcttctttgccagTCAGCATCCCTCTGCTAGCCCCGCTCTACGGAGACTGGCCTCCAAATACGCGATGCCAGCTCGCATGTGGCGACACGGCATCCACTCattccttgagctccttAGGCATCGCCTACCAGGACATATCCTCATGTTCCTATATCTGGCCTATATCATGATGGCACTGCTTCTCGAAATGGTCCCCGCCTTTGAAGATACTTGGATTGAATGTTTGAGCGGTCTTGGGCGGTACCGCATGGCgatcgaggatgatgatatACGGGACCGCGAGGCCGGGACTGAAGTGAGCCACCATTGGTACAGCAAGGCATCGGACGGCTCCCCAACCGGCCGCCTTTATCACCATTTGGCCATTTTGGCTCGTCCCAATGCCCTGCAACAGTTCTTTTACTACACAAAATCGCTTTGTGCGAGGGAGAGTATCATGACTCTATCTGGCCCTGTCAGAAGCAAATTTGAGAAACTGAGATGGCTGCTCTTCTCCGCTGAACGAGGGCCGGCGGACCT ATCCTACCTCCACcttgtggttgtggtgttATTACACCTCACTCGCACCTATACTGATATTCCCCGCGCGGTGATGTTCGAACTTTTGCATCTGATGCACGAATGCCTCACTTTATATCGCTTCGAGTC CTCAAACTATGGCTTAGGCATCGCAAAGTCGAGCATAGGATCAGTGAGAGGCACATACATGAAGTATGCCCGATAG